One window of Quercus robur chromosome 5, dhQueRobu3.1, whole genome shotgun sequence genomic DNA carries:
- the LOC126725422 gene encoding protein JINGUBANG-like isoform X2 — MASLDSSNSPPNPSFAIRGTATQNKFLRSISTKEPSFSHFPYTPPRLSSPSLSQSLHTSPLSSPLHPLSPSKLNDLYSTYRCVSSVLKKDGQILSIAVSNSLVYTGSDSNVIRIWKLPDFSECGQLKTKACMVVALKVSNERVYAAYGDGKIRVWSKTWDGSLKHIRLATIPKSGSYVRSYIGGKDKMMKHTGPITSLAMNASDDIIYSASLDRTVKVWRISDQKCIETIQAHSGPVNDIIVTDDGLLFTASDDATVKVWRCNFFRGNQSHSLTVTLPAKSSPVKTLTLNQEGGVLYGGCTDGYIHYWFKGWYSGQLQYGGALQGHTHAVMCIASVSNYVVSGSADSTSRVWVREQDGHHTCLAVLVGHRGPIRCVTAFSGSLGEESEDGCTICTGSLDGVLKVWHVTCKNKSSQSSAQNVCEYFEL; from the exons ATGGCTTCACTAGACTCCTCCAATTCCCCTCCAAACCCATCTTTTGCAATAAGAGGAACAGCCACACAGAACAAGTTCTTAAGAAGCATTTCAACCAAAGAGCCTTCCTTTTCACATTTTCCTTACACCCCACCAAGGCTAAGCTCCCCTAGTCTCTCCCAAAGTCTCCACACTTCACCACTCTCTTCACCTCTTCACCCTCTCTCTCCTTCCAAGCTTAATGACCTTTACTCCACCTATAGATGTGTCTCTTCTGTGCTAAAAAAAGATGGCCAAATCTTGTCCATTGCTGTGTCCAATAGCTTAGTATACACTGGCTCTGATTCCAATGTTATAAGGATTTGGAAACTGCCTGATTTCAGTGAGTGTGGACAGCTCAAgactaaggcttgcatggtggTTGCATTGAAAGTGTCCAATGAAAGAGTGTATGCAGCTTATGGTGATGGCAAGATTAGAGTGTGGAGCAAAACATGGGATGGGTCTTTGAAACACATTCGATTAGCAACAATCCCAAAATCTGGAAGTTATGTTCGGAGCTACATTGGTGGGAAAGACAAAATG ATGAAGCATACTGGACCTATAACATCACTAGCGATGAATGCATCAGACGACATCATATATTCGGCTTCCCTTGATAGAACAGTGAAAGTATGGCGAATTTCTGACCAGAAATGCATTGAGACCATTCAAGCTCATTCTGGGCCTGTCAATGATATTATAGTCACTGATGACGGGTTACTTTTCACAGCCTCAGATGATGCCACTGTCAAAGTGTGGCGCTGCAACTTTTTTAGAGGGAATCAGTCTCACTCACTCACTGTGACACTCCCTGCCAAGTCCTCACCTGTAAAGACCTTAACACTAAACCAAGAAGGTGGAGTATTATATGGTGGGTGCACAGATGGTTACATACACTATTGGTTCAAGGGTTGGTACTCAGGCCAATTACAATATGGTGGTGCACTACAGGGTCACACACATGCAGTAATGTGCATTGCTAGTGTATCAAATTATGTTGTTAGTGGATCAGCTGACTCAACAAGCAGGGTTTGGGTTAGAGAACAAGATGGGCATCACACATGTCTAGCAGTCTTGGTAGGTCACAGAGGGCCTATTAGGTGTGTCACTGCCTTTTCTGGGTCCTTAGGTGAAGAGAGTGAGGATGGTTGCACAATTTGTACTGGGAGTCTTGACGGAGTCTTAAAGGTGTGGCATGTGACATGCAAGAACAAATCAAGCCAGAGTTCTGCACAAAATGTGTGCGAGTATTTTGAGCTTTAG
- the LOC126725423 gene encoding uncharacterized protein LOC126725423, producing MHKKMLERVLSVRRAVSPRSDATSSVEFENDNDEATADADDDEKTKKQQHQQIRIATRTAANYLTRMGPFGLCLVFLSLALLSILSLYLFHSRSFVCVSSYDPVTRSGFFGLDGLESDFGSLGVPWCRSKHGKTVEWTSKDLIKGLEEFVPIYETRPIKNNMYGMGFDHSFGLWFIARWLKPDLMIESGAFKGHSTWVLRQAMPDTPIVSLSPRHPEKYLKKGPAYVDGNCTYFAGKDFVDFGSVDWGSVMKKHEITDLSRVLIFFDDHQNELKRIKQALKAGFQHLVFEDNYDTGTGDHYSVRQICDQFYIRGGGHSCFKDSDEARIRSKRRKFWQKAVDIEELCGPDEAWWGVRGYMRDDFNHSNQPISHADHFQNSRFLESILDVYWELPPVAGPSLTHQTRYDPARAPSPIVEDGRYRLFQRLGLTRLETSVFNGYTQMVYLHISEQES from the exons atgcACAAGAAAATGCTGGAGCGAGTTCTCTCTGTGCGCCGTGCCGTTTCGCCTCGCAGCGACGCCACGTCATCGGTAGAGTTCGAAAACGACAACGACGAAGCGACGGCGGACGCCGACGACGacgagaagaccaagaagcagCAGCACCAGCAGATCCGAATTGCGACCCGGACCGCCGCGAACTACTTGACCCGGATGGGGCCTTTCGGGCTCTGCCTCGTCTTCCTCTCCCTCGCTTTACTCTCCATTCTCTCCTTGTACCTTTTCCACTCTCGCTCCTTCGTTTGCGTCTCCAGTTACGACCCGGTTACCCGCTCCGGATTCTTCGGGTTGGATGGGCTTGAATCCGATTTCGGATCTCTCGGCGTCCCTTGGT GCAGATCGAAACATGGAAAAACAGTCGAATGGACATCTAAGGATTTAATCAAAGGCTTGGAAGAGTTTGTACCTATATATGAAACCCggccaattaaaaacaatatgtATGGGATGGGTTTTGACCACAGTTTTGGCCTTTGGTTCATTGCTCGATGGCTGAAGCCAGATTTGATGATTGAGAGTGGTGCATTTAAGGGACATTCAACTTGGGTTTTGCGACAAGCAATGCCAGACACACCAATTGTGTCGCTCTCACCACGGCATCCTGAGAAATATCTGAAGAAGGGGCCTGCTTATGTTGATGGAAACTGCACATACTTTGCTGGAAaagattttgttgattttggaaGTGTTGATTGGGGAAGTGTAATGAAGAAACATGAGATTACTGATCTCAGTCGGGTTCTTATTTTTTTCGACGACCATCAAAATGAATTGAAAAG AATAAAGCAGGCTCTGAAAGCGGGCTTCCAACATCTTGTTTTTGAGGATAACTATGACACTGGAACCGGAGATCATTATTCTGTAAGGCAGATATGTGATCAATTTTATATAAGAG gaGGTGGCCATAGCTGTTTTAAAGACAGTGATGAAGCTAGGATTAGATCGAAAAGGAGGAAATTCTGGCAGAAAGCAGTCGATATAGAAGAACTTTGTGGCCCAGATGAAGCGTGGTGGGGTGTTAGAGGGTACATGCGAGATGACTTCAACCACAGTAATCAGCCAATCTCCCATGCAGACCACTTTCAGAACAGCCGTTTTCTGGAATCAATTCTTGATGTTTATTGGGAACTCCCTCCTGTGGCTGGACCTTCTCTCACTCATCAAACAAGATATGACCCAGCTCGTGCACCCAGTCCCATTGTTGAAGACGGTCGGTATCGCTTATTCCAGCGTCTTGGTTTGACCAGACTTGAGACATCTGTATTTAACGGGTATACTCAGATGGTTTATCTTCACATATCTGAACAAGAATCTTAG
- the LOC126725422 gene encoding protein JINGUBANG-like isoform X1 — MASLDSSNSPPNPSFAIRGTATQNKFLRSISTKEPSFSHFPYTPPRLSSPSLSQSLHTSPLSSPLHPLSPSKLNDLYSTYRCVSSVLKKDGQILSIAVSNSLVYTGSDSNVIRIWKLPDFSECGQLKTKACMVVALKVSNERVYAAYGDGKIRVWSKTWDGSLKHIRLATIPKSGSYVRSYIGGKDKMQMKHTGPITSLAMNASDDIIYSASLDRTVKVWRISDQKCIETIQAHSGPVNDIIVTDDGLLFTASDDATVKVWRCNFFRGNQSHSLTVTLPAKSSPVKTLTLNQEGGVLYGGCTDGYIHYWFKGWYSGQLQYGGALQGHTHAVMCIASVSNYVVSGSADSTSRVWVREQDGHHTCLAVLVGHRGPIRCVTAFSGSLGEESEDGCTICTGSLDGVLKVWHVTCKNKSSQSSAQNVCEYFEL; from the exons ATGGCTTCACTAGACTCCTCCAATTCCCCTCCAAACCCATCTTTTGCAATAAGAGGAACAGCCACACAGAACAAGTTCTTAAGAAGCATTTCAACCAAAGAGCCTTCCTTTTCACATTTTCCTTACACCCCACCAAGGCTAAGCTCCCCTAGTCTCTCCCAAAGTCTCCACACTTCACCACTCTCTTCACCTCTTCACCCTCTCTCTCCTTCCAAGCTTAATGACCTTTACTCCACCTATAGATGTGTCTCTTCTGTGCTAAAAAAAGATGGCCAAATCTTGTCCATTGCTGTGTCCAATAGCTTAGTATACACTGGCTCTGATTCCAATGTTATAAGGATTTGGAAACTGCCTGATTTCAGTGAGTGTGGACAGCTCAAgactaaggcttgcatggtggTTGCATTGAAAGTGTCCAATGAAAGAGTGTATGCAGCTTATGGTGATGGCAAGATTAGAGTGTGGAGCAAAACATGGGATGGGTCTTTGAAACACATTCGATTAGCAACAATCCCAAAATCTGGAAGTTATGTTCGGAGCTACATTGGTGGGAAAGACAAAATG CAGATGAAGCATACTGGACCTATAACATCACTAGCGATGAATGCATCAGACGACATCATATATTCGGCTTCCCTTGATAGAACAGTGAAAGTATGGCGAATTTCTGACCAGAAATGCATTGAGACCATTCAAGCTCATTCTGGGCCTGTCAATGATATTATAGTCACTGATGACGGGTTACTTTTCACAGCCTCAGATGATGCCACTGTCAAAGTGTGGCGCTGCAACTTTTTTAGAGGGAATCAGTCTCACTCACTCACTGTGACACTCCCTGCCAAGTCCTCACCTGTAAAGACCTTAACACTAAACCAAGAAGGTGGAGTATTATATGGTGGGTGCACAGATGGTTACATACACTATTGGTTCAAGGGTTGGTACTCAGGCCAATTACAATATGGTGGTGCACTACAGGGTCACACACATGCAGTAATGTGCATTGCTAGTGTATCAAATTATGTTGTTAGTGGATCAGCTGACTCAACAAGCAGGGTTTGGGTTAGAGAACAAGATGGGCATCACACATGTCTAGCAGTCTTGGTAGGTCACAGAGGGCCTATTAGGTGTGTCACTGCCTTTTCTGGGTCCTTAGGTGAAGAGAGTGAGGATGGTTGCACAATTTGTACTGGGAGTCTTGACGGAGTCTTAAAGGTGTGGCATGTGACATGCAAGAACAAATCAAGCCAGAGTTCTGCACAAAATGTGTGCGAGTATTTTGAGCTTTAG